The window ATTCGAGGCTGGCCCCCCACAGCACGGAAATGAACGGTTCCTCGGGGTCGGAGCCGTACGGGTACTGCGAGAGGCCGACCGTGTCTAGCTGGTCCTCGGTGAGGGCGCCGACGTCGGCGCGCCAGCGGTCGATCACCGGCCAGAAGCGCTCCAGGGTCAAGGCCGCCGAGGGGGAGAAGTCGATCATCTGCTTCGGGTCCTGCCGTCGTTCGCCGAAGGTCCACTCCCAATTGCCCGCGAACTCGTAGTGCAGGTGGCCCAGCCGCCACGCGATGGTCGTGACCGGCGTCTCGTCCGGCTCCGGCTCGCCGGTGTGGGCCAAGATCTGCTCGACCCGCTCGACGGTCACGCTCCAGTCCTCGGCGATCTTCTCCACCGACATGCCGCCGGCCGCCTGCCGGGCGACCTCCGCGTACTCGCTCGCCGGGATGTCCGCGGCGCCCAGGTCCAGCAACCACTCGCCTGGCCCGAACGCCCGCGGCGTCGTCGCCTCGGCGCGCCGCCGGAGCGACCAGCAGCCGGGCACCGGCTCCCACAGATACTCCTCGTCGCCGAGCCCCGCCAGCCGCACCCCAGCCATCTCCCTGGCCTTGTCGAACTGGTCGAGCAACAGGCCCAAACGGTCGGTCCGTACACCCTCGATCTCCATGAACAGCCCCCTTCGCGATCGTGTGTCGTACCCCACTGCGCTCCGGCGGAGGTTAACGACCCACCTCACAGGGCGCGACCGATTTACGTGCCCACGAAGCGGTGCAGGTGTGCCGCCGACACGCCTCCCCTCACCACAACTCCCAGGGGCGGGGCGGCTCCCGGCTGAAGGCAGGAGGAACGGGCGCCCCATGAGGCTGTGCACCCTGCGCCCACAAGTACGGCGCACCTGGACCGTGGAACTACCCCCGCAGCAGGGCGGAACCGCGCTCCATTGCGCCTTGTGCGCACTACGCGGTCACGCTCAGGCAGCGTCTGCGGCCCGGCCCACGGTCCTGGCGCACCTGACCCACCACGCGCGGCACGATGTGCTGCCCCCGCACCTGCGTACCTGCCAGTGCCATGAACGCGGATGCCGGTTGCGCCGGACCCGTCCTGCTCGTCCTCGCGCGTGAACGCGGGGGTCGTCTCTGGCATCTGGCCGACGTCTGCGGGTCGCCCATCTCGGCGACGCGCACGTGCGCGGTGCCCCCGGCGCCCTCGATCTCGGCCTCGCCTTTGGCCTTGGCCGGCTTGTCCGCGCTGTGGGCCACCGGGACGGGGATGCCGCCCTAGGCAGCCACCAGCAGCGCGGTGGCGCGTCCGATGCCCGAGGAAGCACCAGTGATGACGACGACTTTGTCGGTCAGTCGCAGATCCATGACGTTCTCCTTCGGGGGTGAGGTCAGTGGGGTGTCGGCCGGGTCAGCGTGAGGTCCCGGGCCCCGCGTCAGGAGAGCTGGTCGAGCAGGTCCTGACGGTGCGCGGCGGCCCACGAGGCGAAACGGATGGGTTCGCGGCCGAGCAGGTCCTCGACCGTGCTGGTGGTGACTGCGGAGTAGT is drawn from Streptomyces sp. NBC_01717 and contains these coding sequences:
- a CDS encoding DinB family protein — its product is MEIEGVRTDRLGLLLDQFDKAREMAGVRLAGLGDEEYLWEPVPGCWSLRRRAEATTPRAFGPGEWLLDLGAADIPASEYAEVARQAAGGMSVEKIAEDWSVTVERVEQILAHTGEPEPDETPVTTIAWRLGHLHYEFAGNWEWTFGERRQDPKQMIDFSPSAALTLERFWPVIDRWRADVGALTEDQLDTVGLSQYPYGSDPEEPFISVLWGASLEFIHHMAEIALLRDLWRARFTTPQ